A single region of the Halopiger xanaduensis SH-6 genome encodes:
- the meaB gene encoding methylmalonyl Co-A mutase-associated GTPase MeaB — translation MSGDESDRSSGASDRPNRTLTEDDRALLEDLLAGKHRALARVISKIEDRSPGYRALVSELYAHTGEADVIGITGSPGAGKSTLVDKLAETYRDRGETVGIIAIDPSSPFSGGAVLGDRIRMASTVGDMDVFVRSMSARGTLGGLSTATADAVKAMDAFGKDKIIIETVGAGQNEIDIVRTADTVAVLVPPGSGDDVQTLKAGILEIADVFVVNKADRDGSDRTVQELREMINLGEGGGPGAGAGAGHHGVGAANHGERSEDADGNGEDDSWRPPIVETVATTGDGVEAFVDELAAHRDYLVDSGTLADNARQRYAEEIRTHLREDVHALLEAELERAGGVDDLAEAVRKGETDPYSIVDAVLEPVETCVGELEADLDLDLEGGSDRDSP, via the coding sequence ATGAGCGGCGACGAGTCCGACCGCTCGAGCGGCGCATCCGATCGCCCGAACCGGACGCTGACCGAAGACGACCGGGCGCTGCTCGAGGACCTTCTTGCGGGGAAACACCGCGCGCTGGCACGAGTTATCTCGAAGATCGAGGACCGATCGCCGGGCTACCGCGCGCTGGTCTCGGAACTCTACGCCCATACGGGCGAGGCCGACGTCATCGGAATCACGGGCAGTCCCGGCGCCGGCAAATCGACGCTGGTGGACAAACTGGCCGAGACCTACCGCGACCGCGGCGAGACGGTGGGGATCATCGCGATCGATCCCTCCTCGCCGTTCTCCGGCGGCGCGGTGCTCGGCGACCGCATCCGGATGGCCTCGACGGTCGGCGACATGGACGTCTTCGTGCGCTCGATGAGCGCCCGCGGGACGCTGGGCGGGCTCTCGACCGCAACAGCGGACGCCGTCAAGGCCATGGACGCCTTCGGCAAGGACAAGATCATCATCGAGACCGTCGGCGCCGGCCAGAACGAGATCGACATCGTCCGGACCGCCGACACCGTCGCCGTCCTCGTCCCGCCCGGTTCCGGCGACGACGTGCAAACACTGAAGGCCGGCATCCTCGAGATCGCCGACGTCTTCGTCGTCAACAAGGCCGACCGCGACGGTTCCGATCGCACGGTTCAGGAACTGCGCGAGATGATCAACTTGGGCGAGGGCGGCGGACCGGGAGCCGGAGCGGGCGCCGGTCACCACGGCGTCGGCGCGGCGAACCACGGCGAGCGGAGCGAGGATGCTGACGGGAACGGCGAGGACGACAGCTGGCGCCCCCCGATCGTCGAAACCGTCGCCACCACCGGCGACGGCGTCGAGGCGTTCGTCGACGAACTCGCCGCCCACCGCGACTACCTCGTCGATTCCGGAACCCTCGCCGACAACGCCCGCCAGCGCTACGCCGAGGAGATCCGCACCCACCTCCGCGAGGACGTCCACGCCCTGCTCGAGGCCGAACTCGAGCGGGCCGGCGGCGTCGACGATCTGGCGGAGGCCGTCCGCAAAGGCGAGACCGATCCCTACTCGATCGTCGACGCCGTCCTC
- a CDS encoding cobalamin B12-binding domain-containing protein, translating to MSSQQEGESIRCLVAKVGLDGHDRGAHVVSRAFRDAGFEVIYSGLHKSPEEIVQAAVQEDVDVLGISILSGAHDTLVPKVMDGLEEYGAKDDTLVLVGGVIPEEDRPELEEAGVAAIFGPGTSIAETVEFVRENAPRR from the coding sequence ATGAGCAGCCAACAGGAAGGGGAATCGATCCGGTGTCTCGTCGCCAAGGTCGGCCTCGACGGGCACGATCGCGGCGCACACGTCGTATCGCGGGCGTTTCGGGACGCCGGCTTCGAAGTCATCTACTCCGGCCTCCACAAGTCGCCGGAGGAGATCGTGCAGGCTGCGGTCCAAGAGGACGTCGACGTCCTCGGTATCTCCATTCTGTCGGGCGCCCACGACACGCTCGTCCCGAAGGTCATGGACGGCCTCGAGGAGTACGGCGCCAAGGATGACACCCTCGTCCTCGTCGGCGGCGTGATCCCCGAGGAGGACCGCCCCGAACTCGAGGAAGCGGGCGTCGCGGCCATCTTCGGCCCCGGCACGTCGATCGCGGAGACCGTCGAATTCGTCCGCGAGAACGCACCCCGCCGATGA
- a CDS encoding HD domain-containing protein, which translates to MGVEIKETRVTDAEFEAMKEFVFEYLAASVEKEEEGGRMRWYPWHSAEYRFNHILNVVDLSTEIAEGEGADVDVTRVAALFHDVAKLETDQELHAEAGARVAREYLESRVDYPESFITQVCRAIEHHSYQGDLTDLALETQCLIEADMLDKVGANGTALMLLRMGYEARTHMDCDEMVERVLERGYDAASRVQSDTAEGIAHQRLKRVKWFSEWMEDEIAAMG; encoded by the coding sequence GTGGGCGTCGAAATAAAAGAGACCAGGGTAACCGACGCCGAATTCGAGGCGATGAAGGAGTTCGTCTTCGAGTATCTCGCGGCCAGCGTCGAGAAGGAGGAGGAAGGCGGCCGCATGCGCTGGTACCCGTGGCACTCCGCGGAGTACCGGTTCAACCACATCCTCAACGTGGTCGACCTCTCGACGGAGATCGCGGAGGGCGAGGGCGCCGACGTCGACGTCACCCGCGTCGCCGCCCTCTTTCACGACGTGGCCAAACTCGAGACCGATCAGGAACTCCACGCCGAGGCCGGCGCGCGCGTCGCCCGTGAGTACCTCGAGTCCCGCGTCGATTACCCCGAATCGTTCATCACGCAGGTGTGTCGCGCGATCGAACACCACTCGTATCAGGGCGACCTGACCGACCTCGCGCTGGAGACGCAGTGTCTCATCGAGGCCGACATGCTCGACAAGGTCGGCGCGAACGGCACCGCCCTCATGCTGCTGCGGATGGGCTACGAGGCCCGCACGCACATGGACTGCGACGAGATGGTCGAACGCGTCCTTGAGCGAGGCTACGACGCCGCCTCGCGGGTCCAGAGCGATACCGCCGAAGGCATCGCCCACCAGCGGCTCAAGCGCGTCAAGTGGTTCAGCGAGTGGATGGAAGACGAGATCGCGGCGATGGGATAG
- a CDS encoding LysE family translocator has translation MSIATTALAGVVFGLALAAPPGPMNAIIAEESVVRGWAAGFWAGLGAMLADALFFVLTLAGVVAVIDRYPFVRPALYLAGGLLMLYFAVGAIEEARAAASFTAEGDRDVAAAAAKVRGFRKTFVLSLTNPYQIGFWLTVGVGLLETGTLDVFSHVPAVGEQLAGTLLVQTGSPALLVGFFGGIAIWIVTYPAALSSAGKRVDALAPAVAAGSAAVLVGFGLLFLGVGAMSVL, from the coding sequence GTGTCGATCGCCACGACAGCACTCGCCGGAGTCGTCTTCGGACTGGCCCTCGCGGCGCCGCCGGGACCGATGAACGCCATCATCGCCGAGGAGAGCGTCGTCCGCGGCTGGGCGGCGGGCTTCTGGGCCGGCCTGGGCGCGATGCTCGCGGACGCGCTCTTTTTCGTCCTGACGCTGGCCGGCGTCGTCGCCGTGATCGACCGCTACCCGTTCGTCCGGCCCGCGCTCTACCTCGCCGGCGGGCTGCTCATGCTGTACTTCGCCGTCGGCGCGATCGAAGAAGCGCGCGCTGCCGCGTCGTTCACCGCTGAGGGGGACCGCGACGTCGCCGCCGCGGCCGCGAAGGTTCGCGGATTCCGCAAGACGTTCGTCCTCTCGCTGACCAACCCCTACCAGATCGGCTTCTGGCTCACCGTCGGCGTCGGCCTCCTCGAGACGGGTACCCTCGACGTCTTCTCGCACGTCCCGGCGGTCGGCGAGCAACTCGCTGGCACGCTGCTCGTCCAGACCGGCTCGCCGGCGCTGCTGGTGGGCTTCTTCGGCGGCATCGCGATCTGGATCGTCACCTACCCGGCGGCGCTGTCCTCGGCGGGGAAGCGCGTCGACGCGCTCGCGCCGGCGGTCGCCGCCGGCAGCGCGGCCGTGCTCGTCGGATTCGGCCTGCTCTTTCTTGGTGTCGGTGCGATGAGCGTCCTGTGA
- a CDS encoding MFS transporter, producing MVFTFGTPLSYGIFREPFAETFAVSTVAMSTVFSVMLFTFFIGSGLVGVLSARVSARAVLLACAAASAVLAPSLYVVDSYGALMLVFAVLGIALGTVFVLTASIVPRWFDERRGAATGLIFVGNGLGLTVLPPIWQGAISTFGVRRGFLYIMSITAAAFVVAGVVCRRPAWAEQSATSTGELLGWVRRLAGTRTFQLLFVGMSLAFAWYQLLAAYAVDFFAARGLTDAAASTAFGLIGGVSIISRIGGGYVADVVGSRRAFLASLACAGLGVGLLVVPQFAMLALGVFFVGLGLGGSATLYIPLLMEIYDPEKDTAVIGVFNVAAGIGALAMPPLGTASVTYTGSYTVAILLTLVVVLGAFWLVVTGTRIQ from the coding sequence ATGGTGTTTACCTTCGGGACGCCGCTGTCCTACGGCATCTTCCGCGAGCCCTTCGCCGAGACGTTCGCCGTCTCGACGGTCGCAATGTCGACGGTCTTCTCGGTCATGCTGTTCACGTTCTTCATCGGCTCCGGGCTGGTCGGCGTCCTCTCCGCGCGGGTCTCCGCTCGAGCCGTCCTCCTCGCGTGTGCGGCTGCGTCGGCAGTGCTGGCGCCGTCGCTGTACGTCGTGGACTCCTACGGCGCCCTCATGCTCGTCTTCGCGGTGCTCGGGATCGCGCTGGGGACGGTGTTCGTCCTGACGGCGTCGATCGTCCCGCGGTGGTTCGACGAGCGCCGCGGCGCCGCGACGGGGCTGATCTTCGTCGGCAACGGGCTGGGACTGACCGTCCTGCCGCCGATCTGGCAGGGCGCGATTTCGACGTTCGGCGTTCGGCGCGGTTTCCTCTACATCATGTCGATCACCGCGGCCGCCTTCGTCGTCGCGGGGGTCGTCTGCCGGCGGCCGGCGTGGGCCGAGCAGTCGGCGACGTCGACGGGCGAACTGCTCGGCTGGGTCCGCCGACTGGCCGGCACGCGGACGTTCCAGCTGCTGTTCGTCGGGATGAGCCTCGCGTTCGCGTGGTACCAGCTGCTGGCCGCCTACGCGGTCGACTTCTTCGCCGCGCGCGGCCTGACCGACGCGGCCGCCTCGACGGCGTTCGGCCTCATCGGCGGCGTCAGCATCATCTCGCGGATCGGCGGCGGCTACGTCGCCGACGTCGTCGGCTCGAGGCGGGCGTTCCTCGCGTCGCTGGCCTGCGCGGGCCTCGGAGTCGGCCTGCTCGTCGTGCCACAATTCGCGATGCTCGCGCTCGGCGTCTTCTTCGTCGGGCTGGGACTCGGCGGCTCCGCGACGCTGTACATCCCGCTGTTAATGGAGATCTACGATCCGGAGAAGGACACGGCCGTCATCGGGGTGTTCAACGTCGCCGCCGGTATCGGCGCGCTCGCGATGCCACCGCTGGGGACGGCGAGCGTCACGTACACGGGCAGCTACACCGTCGCGATCCTGCTGACGTTAGTCGTCGTCCTCGGCGCCTTCTGGCTGGTCGTGACCGGCACGCGGATTCAGTGA
- a CDS encoding class I SAM-dependent methyltransferase, which translates to MTDDRDDRERWNEKYNDADFELPGDPIPVLERRLETLPEGRALDVATGTGRNAVFLAANGYDVDAVDVSDEALERAQQRADERGVDDSVDWIRADLAEYEFESGAYDVITIGFFAALEHLPDIKEALAPSGVLVYEHHLRSSDPIDVGPSGDRYRYRSNDLLRACLDLTVLSYEERRRTVNDGTAAVATIVARSSSGGAQSYPRLESGDADPA; encoded by the coding sequence GTGACCGACGACCGAGACGACCGCGAGCGGTGGAACGAGAAGTACAACGACGCCGACTTCGAACTTCCCGGCGACCCGATTCCGGTCCTCGAGCGCCGCCTCGAGACGCTGCCGGAGGGCCGCGCGCTCGACGTCGCGACCGGCACCGGGCGCAACGCCGTTTTCCTCGCCGCCAACGGGTACGACGTCGACGCGGTCGACGTTTCCGACGAGGCCCTCGAGCGCGCCCAACAGCGAGCCGACGAGCGCGGCGTCGACGACAGCGTCGACTGGATCCGCGCCGATCTGGCCGAGTACGAGTTCGAGAGCGGCGCGTACGACGTGATTACGATCGGCTTCTTCGCCGCCCTCGAGCACCTTCCCGACATCAAAGAGGCGCTCGCGCCAAGCGGCGTCCTCGTCTACGAGCACCACCTCCGCTCGAGCGATCCGATCGACGTCGGTCCCTCCGGCGACCGGTACCGCTACCGGTCGAACGACCTCCTGCGGGCGTGTCTGGACCTGACGGTACTGTCCTACGAGGAGCGGCGTCGCACCGTCAACGACGGCACCGCCGCGGTCGCGACGATAGTCGCGCGGAGCTCGAGCGGCGGCGCGCAGTCGTATCCGCGCCTCGAGTCGGGGGACGCCGATCCTGCGTAA
- a CDS encoding TlpA family protein disulfide reductase, whose product MKRREVVAGIASVGVLGTGVAVLQRGLPFGDGGPAQETAGDGDDGGIEPIEVDVLEDARGDAPDALSVPNDGVTLAMIFSPVCSRCRALMPELEAAREELRADYGDALTVLSVTAEQTPDRLRDWWAENDGEWVLGYDPDRRLGERYDVVGHPMLLAIDDAGELHWDNRGRLEAGQIVEQVAPVLEAHADANGETE is encoded by the coding sequence GTGAAACGCCGCGAGGTCGTCGCCGGCATCGCGAGCGTCGGCGTACTCGGAACCGGCGTCGCGGTCCTGCAGCGCGGGCTTCCGTTCGGGGACGGCGGGCCGGCCCAGGAGACGGCGGGCGACGGGGACGACGGCGGTATCGAGCCCATCGAGGTCGACGTTCTCGAGGACGCGCGCGGGGATGCGCCCGACGCGCTTTCCGTCCCGAACGACGGCGTTACGCTCGCGATGATCTTCTCGCCGGTCTGTAGCCGCTGTCGGGCGCTGATGCCCGAACTCGAGGCGGCGCGCGAGGAGCTTCGGGCGGACTACGGCGACGCGCTGACCGTCCTTTCGGTGACGGCCGAGCAGACGCCCGACCGGCTTCGCGACTGGTGGGCCGAAAACGACGGCGAGTGGGTGCTGGGCTACGATCCGGACCGCCGACTCGGCGAGCGGTACGACGTCGTCGGCCACCCGATGCTGCTGGCGATCGACGACGCCGGGGAACTGCACTGGGACAACCGCGGCCGCCTCGAGGCTGGACAGATCGTCGAACAGGTTGCGCCGGTGCTCGAGGCGCACGCGGACGCGAACGGCGAGACGGAGTAA
- a CDS encoding DNA topoisomerase I, whose amino-acid sequence MELIITEKDNAARRIADILSGGTYDSSRENGVNVYEWGGKRCVGLSGHVVGVDFPDEYSDWRDVEPAELIDADVEKTATKENIVATLRIFARKATSVTIATDYDREGELIGKEAYEIVRDVNEDVPIRRVRFSSITENEVQEAFENPDDLDFDLAAAGEARQIIDLVWGAALTRFLSLSAGQLGNDFISVGRVQSPTLKLIVDREREIQAFDPEDYWELFADLAKDDTTFESQYFYRDEDDNEAERVWEEAAAEEVYDTLSQRDSATVVDVNRRTRTDAPPTPFNTTQFIRAAGALGYSAQRAMSIAEDLYTAGYITYPRTDNTVYPDDLDPEELLDDFVGHPTLGESAEDLLEADEIQPTEGDEETTDHPPIHPTGEIPARGDVSDDEWEIFELVVRRFYATVAEAAVWEHLKVVSEVEDYRLKANGKRLVEPGYHDVYPYFSTAENYVPDVEEGEELALSDVELEEKQTQPPRRYGQSRLIETMEDMGIGTKSTRHNTLEKLYDRGYIESDPPRPTKLAMAVVDAAENYADRVVSEEMTAQLEADMDAIASGEAGLEDVTDESREMLEEIFANLAESREEIGDHLRKSLKDDKRLGPCPECGEDLLVRNSRHGSYFIGCDGYPDCENTLPLPSTGKPLILESECEEHGLNEVKMLAGRQTFVHGCPLCKAEDAGEGPVLGECPDCGEEHDGDLAVKTLQSGSRLVGCTRYPDCEYSLPLPRRGEIEVTDERCDEHDLPELVVHSGDEPWELGCPICNYQEFQARESDSGSDLEALDGLGAKTVEKLADAGIESIDDLTEADPDAVAEDVDGVSADRIRNWQAEA is encoded by the coding sequence GTGGAACTGATCATCACCGAGAAGGACAACGCCGCGCGACGGATCGCCGACATCCTCTCCGGCGGCACGTACGACTCGAGCCGCGAGAACGGCGTCAACGTCTACGAGTGGGGCGGCAAGCGCTGCGTCGGGCTGTCGGGCCACGTCGTCGGCGTCGACTTCCCCGACGAGTACTCCGACTGGCGCGACGTCGAGCCCGCCGAACTCATCGACGCCGACGTCGAGAAGACGGCGACGAAGGAGAACATCGTCGCGACCCTGCGCATCTTCGCCCGCAAGGCGACCAGCGTGACGATCGCGACCGACTACGACCGCGAGGGCGAACTCATCGGCAAGGAGGCCTACGAGATCGTCCGCGACGTCAACGAGGACGTCCCGATCCGTCGGGTGCGGTTCTCCTCGATCACCGAAAACGAGGTGCAAGAAGCCTTCGAGAACCCCGACGATCTGGACTTCGACCTCGCGGCCGCCGGCGAGGCCCGCCAGATCATCGACCTCGTCTGGGGCGCCGCGCTGACCCGCTTCCTCTCGCTGTCTGCGGGCCAACTGGGCAACGACTTCATCTCCGTCGGGCGGGTCCAGTCGCCGACGCTGAAGCTGATCGTCGACCGCGAGCGCGAGATTCAGGCGTTCGATCCCGAGGACTACTGGGAACTGTTCGCGGATCTCGCGAAGGACGACACCACCTTCGAGTCCCAGTACTTCTACCGCGACGAGGACGACAACGAGGCCGAGCGCGTCTGGGAGGAGGCCGCCGCCGAGGAGGTTTACGACACCCTCTCGCAGCGCGATTCGGCCACCGTGGTCGACGTCAACCGCCGAACGCGCACCGATGCGCCGCCGACCCCGTTCAACACCACCCAGTTCATCCGCGCGGCCGGCGCCCTGGGCTACTCCGCCCAGCGGGCGATGTCGATCGCCGAGGACCTCTACACGGCCGGATACATCACGTACCCGCGGACGGACAACACCGTCTACCCCGACGACCTCGATCCCGAGGAACTGCTCGACGACTTCGTCGGCCATCCGACGCTGGGCGAGTCCGCCGAAGACCTGCTCGAGGCCGACGAAATCCAGCCGACGGAAGGTGACGAGGAGACGACCGACCACCCGCCGATCCACCCGACCGGCGAGATCCCCGCCCGGGGCGACGTGAGCGACGACGAGTGGGAGATCTTCGAACTCGTCGTCCGGCGTTTCTACGCGACCGTCGCCGAGGCCGCGGTCTGGGAGCACCTCAAGGTCGTCAGCGAGGTCGAGGACTACCGCCTGAAGGCAAACGGCAAGCGCCTCGTCGAGCCCGGCTACCACGACGTCTACCCGTACTTCTCCACCGCGGAGAACTACGTCCCCGACGTCGAGGAAGGCGAGGAACTCGCGCTCTCCGACGTCGAACTCGAGGAGAAGCAGACCCAGCCGCCCCGCCGGTACGGCCAGTCGCGGCTCATCGAGACCATGGAGGACATGGGCATCGGGACGAAGTCGACCCGTCACAACACCCTCGAGAAACTGTACGATCGGGGCTACATCGAGAGCGATCCGCCGCGACCAACGAAGCTCGCGATGGCCGTCGTCGACGCGGCCGAGAACTACGCCGACCGCGTCGTCAGCGAGGAGATGACGGCCCAACTCGAGGCCGACATGGACGCCATCGCCTCCGGCGAAGCAGGGCTCGAGGACGTCACCGACGAGTCCCGGGAGATGCTCGAGGAGATCTTCGCGAACCTCGCCGAGTCGCGCGAGGAGATCGGCGACCACCTCCGAAAGTCGCTCAAGGACGACAAGCGGCTGGGTCCCTGCCCCGAGTGCGGCGAAGACCTGCTCGTGCGCAACAGCCGCCACGGCTCCTACTTCATCGGCTGCGACGGCTACCCCGACTGCGAGAACACGCTGCCGCTGCCCTCGACGGGTAAGCCGCTCATTCTGGAAAGCGAGTGCGAGGAGCACGGCCTGAACGAGGTCAAGATGCTCGCCGGCCGGCAGACGTTCGTCCACGGCTGCCCGCTCTGTAAGGCCGAAGACGCCGGCGAAGGGCCCGTGCTGGGCGAGTGTCCGGACTGCGGCGAGGAGCACGACGGCGACCTCGCGGTCAAGACCCTCCAGAGCGGCTCGCGGCTGGTCGGCTGCACCCGCTACCCCGACTGCGAGTACTCGCTGCCCCTGCCGCGGCGCGGCGAGATCGAAGTCACCGACGAGCGCTGCGACGAACACGACCTGCCCGAACTCGTCGTTCACAGCGGCGACGAGCCGTGGGAACTGGGCTGTCCGATCTGCAACTATCAGGAGTTCCAGGCCCGCGAGAGCGACTCGGGATCGGATCTCGAGGCGCTCGATGGCCTCGGTGCGAAAACGGTCGAGAAGCTCGCCGACGCGGGCATCGAGAGTATCGACGACCTGACCGAGGCCGATCCGGACGCCGTCGCGGAGGACGTCGACGGCGTCAGCGCCGACCGGATTCGCAACTGGCAGGCCGAAGCCTGA